From the genome of Spirosomataceae bacterium TFI 002, one region includes:
- a CDS encoding DNA-binding response regulator, LytR/AlgR family codes for MIKILIIEDEGIIAADMENMLEKMGYEVMETAMDYEEAIERLEEGTPDLIMLDVNLGGKKDGIDLAEVINERFQVPFIFTTSYSDGPTIERAKKVNPVNYLVKPFKQEQLFTAIEMALFSIAQQAQEKPNELDNLVIKGALFIKDKYRYTKLPLGDILWLKAEGNYVEIHLTERKELIRTSLGQFLERLSLPNFFRTHKSYAVNLDYLKSVEPTEVFILDTSIPISKTYSDELMKRLEVL; via the coding sequence ATGATAAAAATACTAATCATTGAAGACGAAGGAATTATAGCTGCCGACATGGAAAACATGTTAGAGAAAATGGGCTATGAAGTCATGGAAACTGCCATGGACTACGAAGAAGCCATTGAAAGACTCGAAGAAGGAACTCCAGACCTTATCATGCTTGATGTAAACCTTGGAGGCAAAAAGGATGGCATTGACCTCGCTGAAGTGATTAATGAGCGATTTCAAGTTCCGTTTATCTTTACAACGTCCTATTCCGATGGACCCACCATTGAACGAGCCAAAAAGGTAAATCCAGTGAATTATCTTGTGAAACCCTTTAAACAAGAGCAATTGTTTACTGCTATTGAAATGGCTTTGTTTTCGATTGCTCAGCAAGCTCAAGAAAAGCCCAATGAACTCGACAACTTGGTTATAAAGGGAGCTTTATTCATCAAAGACAAATACCGCTATACCAAACTTCCCCTTGGAGATATTCTTTGGCTAAAGGCTGAAGGAAACTATGTTGAAATTCACCTAACAGAAAGAAAAGAGTTAATAAGAACCTCACTGGGTCAATTTCTTGAAAGGTTAAGCCTGCCCAATTTTTTTAGAACGCATAAATCTTATGCTGTCAATCTTGACTATTTAAAGAGCGTAGAGCCTACTGAGGTCTTTATTCTCGATACTTCTATTCCTATTTCTAAAACTTATTCTGATGAATTGATGAAGAGGTTGGAGGTTTTGTAA
- a CDS encoding LytTr DNA-binding domain-containing protein — translation MKTPKILVEILRTSSINFVEADENYSVFHLKSGSKVVSGYTLKFHVDQLDKHTFLRVNRSMLVNRKYIKSVMSENSSSFAILQDGRSIPIPRRRLKIFQEAYDPKVILN, via the coding sequence ATGAAAACACCAAAAATACTCGTAGAAATTTTAAGAACCAGCAGCATCAACTTTGTAGAAGCAGACGAAAACTATTCTGTTTTTCACTTGAAAAGTGGATCGAAAGTAGTTTCTGGATATACACTCAAGTTTCACGTTGATCAACTTGACAAGCATACATTTCTTCGGGTTAATAGATCCATGCTAGTGAATAGGAAATACATCAAATCTGTAATGTCTGAAAATTCATCCAGTTTCGCAATTTTACAAGATGGACGAAGTATTCCAATTCCTAGAAGGCGTCTTAAAATCTTTCAAGAAGCTTATGACCCAAAAGTGATTTTGAATTAA